In one Pseudomonas tensinigenes genomic region, the following are encoded:
- a CDS encoding YceK/YidQ family lipoprotein — protein sequence MLGAISWLLVGCGSVLTVLQDDADVARDMRKQKTYCQSIPHIYSGLAFDFCVLNAPPDPSGFLVPFVLLDLPLSAVFDTVALPYTVYRQVTDGNLGIYWRKGGY from the coding sequence ATGTTGGGTGCAATTTCCTGGCTTTTAGTTGGCTGTGGCAGTGTTCTGACCGTACTGCAGGACGATGCCGATGTCGCTCGGGACATGCGCAAGCAGAAAACCTACTGCCAATCCATCCCCCATATTTACAGTGGTCTGGCCTTTGACTTCTGCGTATTGAACGCGCCCCCTGATCCCAGCGGATTTCTTGTGCCATTCGTGCTGCTGGACCTGCCATTGTCCGCTGTATTCGATACAGTAGCGCTGCCCTATACGGTTTATCGTCAGGTCACCGACGGTAATCTTGGTATTTACTGGCGCAAGGGCGGTTATTGA
- a CDS encoding carbamoyltransferase family protein: MALTILGLSGALSHDPSAALYIDGKLVAAAEEERFVRDKHAKNRMPYESAKFCLEQAGIKPSDVDVVAIPFAPISLFGKARWHYAKRYWYAPDRALDAILMGNRRYKRYRNKIVWCLEQLGFDPKKIKIEPVEHHLAHASSAYHCSGFKEKTAILGIDGKGEYATTFFGYGENGKIHKIKEFFDPDSLGGLYGAITEFLGFEMLDGEFKVMGMAPYGDASKYDFSRLASFENGELVINTDYANVIGLRRYKEKGKGFYFSPKLIEWLGPKREGDIADEPYIHYAASMQALFEKLALQMIDHYLGDVLKETGKLAFAGGCALNVKLNQKIIARDDIKELFVQPASGDAGTAVGAAAYVSHARGVPVEKMEHVYLGPSYSNEDVIAACARHESKPTWRKLDNMPEEIAKIMVDGNPVAWFQGRMEFGPRALGGRSIIGCPSVAGVADRINHQIKFRERWRPFCPSMLDTVAPQMIKIDHPAPFMTFTFEVAEEWKTRVPEVVHEDGTSRAQVLKREYNPRYYDMMKALENLTGNGVSLNTSLNRRGEPMICSPTDALNMFFGSDLEYLIMEDILVVKEGVKGYELD, translated from the coding sequence GTGGCATTGACGATTCTTGGCCTGTCCGGCGCCCTTAGCCATGACCCTTCAGCAGCCTTGTACATCGACGGCAAGCTGGTGGCGGCGGCTGAAGAAGAGCGCTTCGTACGCGATAAGCATGCAAAGAACCGCATGCCCTACGAATCGGCGAAGTTCTGTCTTGAACAGGCCGGCATCAAGCCGTCCGACGTTGACGTGGTTGCGATTCCATTTGCTCCGATCAGCCTGTTCGGCAAGGCGCGCTGGCACTACGCCAAGCGTTACTGGTACGCGCCGGATCGCGCCCTCGATGCGATCCTGATGGGTAACCGTCGCTACAAGCGCTATCGCAACAAGATCGTCTGGTGCCTGGAGCAATTGGGTTTCGATCCGAAAAAGATCAAGATCGAGCCGGTCGAGCACCACTTGGCTCACGCCTCCAGCGCCTACCACTGCTCCGGTTTCAAAGAGAAAACCGCGATCCTCGGCATCGACGGCAAGGGCGAGTACGCCACGACCTTTTTCGGCTATGGCGAAAACGGCAAGATCCACAAGATCAAGGAGTTCTTCGACCCGGACTCCCTCGGCGGCCTGTACGGTGCGATCACCGAGTTCCTCGGTTTCGAGATGCTCGACGGTGAGTTCAAGGTCATGGGCATGGCGCCGTACGGCGACGCCAGCAAGTACGACTTCTCGCGTCTGGCCTCGTTCGAGAACGGTGAGTTGGTGATCAACACCGACTACGCCAACGTGATCGGCCTGCGTCGCTACAAAGAAAAGGGCAAAGGCTTCTACTTCTCGCCGAAGCTGATCGAATGGCTGGGCCCGAAACGCGAAGGCGATATCGCTGACGAACCGTACATCCACTACGCCGCGAGCATGCAAGCGCTGTTCGAGAAACTCGCGTTGCAGATGATCGACCATTACCTGGGCGATGTGCTCAAGGAAACCGGCAAGCTGGCATTCGCCGGTGGCTGTGCGTTGAACGTCAAGCTGAACCAGAAAATCATCGCCCGCGACGACATCAAAGAGCTGTTCGTCCAGCCGGCGTCCGGCGATGCCGGTACTGCGGTCGGCGCCGCTGCCTACGTTTCGCACGCCCGCGGCGTGCCGGTCGAGAAGATGGAACACGTCTACCTCGGCCCGTCGTACAGCAACGAAGACGTGATCGCCGCCTGCGCGCGTCACGAGAGCAAGCCGACCTGGCGCAAGCTCGACAACATGCCTGAAGAGATCGCCAAGATCATGGTCGACGGCAATCCGGTGGCCTGGTTCCAGGGGCGCATGGAGTTCGGTCCGCGTGCCCTGGGTGGTCGTTCGATCATCGGTTGCCCGAGCGTTGCCGGTGTAGCTGACCGGATCAACCACCAGATCAAGTTCCGCGAGCGCTGGAGGCCTTTCTGCCCGTCGATGCTCGACACCGTTGCGCCGCAAATGATCAAGATCGATCACCCGGCACCGTTCATGACCTTCACCTTCGAAGTGGCTGAAGAGTGGAAGACCCGCGTGCCGGAAGTTGTCCACGAAGATGGCACCTCGCGCGCCCAGGTGCTCAAGCGCGAATACAACCCGCGCTACTACGACATGATGAAAGCGCTGGAAAATCTGACCGGTAATGGTGTATCGCTGAACACCTCGCTCAACCGTCGTGGCGAACCGATGATCTGCTCGCCGACCGACGCGCTGAACATGTTTTTCGGCTCGGATCTGGAATACCTGATCATGGAAGATATTCTGGTCGTAAAAGAGGGTGTAAAAGGATACGAACTTGACTGA